Within Gambusia affinis linkage group LG01, SWU_Gaff_1.0, whole genome shotgun sequence, the genomic segment TCCGAGTCCATGTCTCTTGTGTTGTTGCTGTGCAGGATGGCTTCTGTGTTGAGGGCCAGCGGGACGGCGTAGACCAGCGGCAGCACCGACAGGTAGCCAACCTGCACAGCATGGGCGAACATCACCGCCAGGGGGCCGAAGGTGATGAGGATCACTATGTCTCCCAGGGCAACATACTTGAGGCCGATgcctggagaaaagaaaagaaagaaaaaaagctttggtTTGTAGGCTGGGTATTTGAAGGAAGTTTACGATGAAGGTTCAGTGTCGCAGGTTTGAATAACAAGAACAAGCATACACCACCTGACAGGTCATTTTGCTGTTAAACATCACATAATAAAGCCTGGTCATTATCATGTAGCGAACTCATCTTTATATTCCCGAGGAAGCAGATGTACCTTGGTCTTAGCTGCTGATGAATGCTACAAAGAtttgcaaaatttgttttgtttagtaatAGTGTAAAACTTAAGCCACAagattttttgtgcatttcaatCCAATATCTTTAGatggaaattgtgttttatggAAACATAAAGTGAAACGGTTTTTGACTAGGAtgggggtgtcaaactccagtcctcaagagccagtgtcctgcagtttttttctctctgcctgAAGGTGGGCTTCAATTTCTGTGAAGCTCTTTAGCGTCAAACTGGCACATTGTATATGTCACTGCCAAATGTTAGTGATTAGGTAAAATTTCAAACTTCTACACAGACGTTTCTCAAGACCCAAGTGAACCTCCagcaagcaattgtttctcaagAGCCAAGACTCCAGACCCTCTGTACAAAGCAAAGAGTAGCACAAATATCTGGTTTTTGCCAGGTTAAAACTGTTAAGCAGTTATTTCTctaattttaaatctaaaaatgattaCTAATCACCCAGATATATTGTTGACATTCCTGCCAttttacaaagattttattttaatatttaccaatatGCAATGTCCCCtacagctaaaagaaaaacacagaataaagcaagaaaaaagacAATTCAGGATGGAAATCTACTCACCTCCAGTGTATAAAAAAGAGCTGGAAAGACCCCCAAAGTAAATAAGGGCGAGGTGCTCCAGCTTGAGCGTCGATAGGAAGTAGAGGAGAGTGGCGCACAGGCACCCCAAGGAATACAGCAGAGCACCGAACATGACGACATCCTGTGGTGCCAGAATTTCATCGACGAGAGTCCTGTCGTCACTCTTCTTGTGGTCGATTCCTTTGGAGAAGTCGTAGTAGGTGTTCACAAGATTCCCGGCGCCGTGGACCACGAGGACGGCCACGGCGCACACCATCAGGACCACCAGGTCCACAGAGCCGTCCAGCTTGTACGCCAAGGCACTGCCGAGGGCCACGGGTATGAGTGAGGCGCTGAAGCTCCACGGCCTCAGCGCCAGCACGTAGGCCGCGCCCTTGTGTCTGACGTCGGAGGCGACGCGGGCCATCCTAGAAACGTGGTTGTCCGTGGCAGGGTGGTGTGGTCTCGAGTTGTTGGCGTCGGTCTGCCACTGCTGGCCATTGTGACCATTCGATCCTGCCAGCACAAATGTCTCTACTCTGTTGTGCCTCTGATCTTTAGCCATCTTCCTCAGCATGAGCAGCGTCAATTAATCTGGTGTTCCTGTGGcgaaaaaatatacaaaacaaagcagaaagctGACATTTGATAGCAACAGATGGCCTTGAAGATGCTATTTGCGATGAACTAACTATCATAGTTACTTGTTGGCTACTTGTTGTCCTTCtgcatattttcatttgctaCCACACCAAATATAAAAGGTGTTCTACTGGGAATTTATCACAGCAAGACTAAAAATATGGATTTCCACTTTGATCACCCAGGAAAAATAATAGTAGTCAAACATCTTGCAAGTTACAGCAAGAAAACTGTAAGGACTAAGGATCTATGCAACAAGACGGTAGTAACAAATACAGACTGAAACATGTTATTCACGATATCGTCTGTAGACATTACTCAACTAAAAGGCTTTTAAAACTGTcctgaagtctttttttaacttgctttgtctctttaatctaaaaataaggAGAGACGCTGGCACATGCAGTCATGTGCCAGcgtcattttaataaatgaagagGATCCCAAAATGGCATTCTAATTGCAGGACTGACCTCATAAAAATCCTCACAGCAACTTGCATCAAAATACACAGCCCAGctgaataaaatatgatgatTTGAATTACTATATATTTACAGGTGGGATGGtatgtgttggcgtgtgtgttgCTAATTTGTCAACTGGAGGCGTAAAGTTGCTAGAGTGGGGAGAAAGGTAAAAACAGTGGTGCAGCCCCAAGGCATTGCACTCCCACCACCCAGCTCTACTGTAGATAACACACTTGCCTTTGGACTTCTCACCTGGTTGCTGCCACACAAACTTCACACCATGTGAACCAAATAAGTTGATCTTGACATCATCAGACCGCAGGTTCTAGATTCAGGGTCGTGGCAATCTTCTTGTAGCCTATAGTCCATCTTTATGTTTGGTAACAATTCTTGTTTTCAAATCCACTGGGTTtttgttggggggtttttaCCATATTGAGCTTCCAGTGACTAGTATAAGAGAGCACTGAAGCGATAACAAATTTAACACGCCTGCTACTCCATTCACACCTCAGAGCTTGTAACACTAGCGGTTTAGACATTAATGGCTAGGGAACagcaaatttaaattattatacgAACTGGCTGCCTTACATTGTCTCAAGtacaatacattaaatattGTCCGATGATAAAGATACAATATTTACAAACATGTGATGTGAGGGGTGCGCTCACTTTTGTGGGATGCTGTACCTGTTTTGCTTCCGGATCAGAATCTATATATGCTCATATGGGGCTGAGttcttttaaaagatgtttagacacattttaaatctgaacatCAACGAGCCTTAAGCGTCATGCTTTAAATTCCTATTCAAACACTTTGCTAAAAGCATGTAGACCATGTCTAACACAGTTATATGCGTGCTTTTCACAGTGATGTCGTTCTTTACGCTCATTCTGATTGGGACTCTTGTCGACCATGCGGGATTCTGTTCGAAACTAAATTCAGGTGAAGCCAGCTCGGACAGTCAAACGAACTGACCCTAACTGTTGAGATTATAGGATTAAAGCTAATAAGCTAGCCGCCTAGCCTTAAGAGTGGTAACTTAGAGCGGTGAATATCAGTGACGGCAGTAGCTCTTACCTGCTACGTCTTTATTATCCGACCAGAACCCGGTTTCTCTCCGCTTAAAATCATATTTCTAAGCTCAACGAGCCTGGCGCTGCAAAAAGCAACGACAAAGTCTACGTGTCAACTCCGAGGGTAAAGTGACTGGTTGGCTACGGAACGCTTTTTCTCCCACACGAGCACGACGACGCGTGAGGGACAGAAGAAACTATATCTCGCACAAAGGTTCCGCcctgaaaatatattaataaaataagacGCGGATGTGCAGGatggtaaattaaaaagtacaaataattagtaataaataaataaataaataaataaataaataaataaataaataaataaataaataaataaataaataaataaataaataaataaataaggttttttttcctttggttcATTGGGTTCATTAGGTTAATTTGTACCCCTTTCCGCATCATTAACACTATGTAGTTCAGCAGGTGATTGGCAAACACAGTCAGTACTTGGTTTCACAAATTTCTTAAGTTGTGCGCGTGGATTTGGGATTTGTTTTGTCAGCTAAACGCACGTGctccctttatttttttattgaatccTAATTTATCCACAAAAATACTAAGACGCTTCTGTTCTGCAAATTATACTTGTACTGTGCGACATTTTAATACGGCTGCAGATGGAAGACCCCAATACTCCCCAGAAACGAAAATGTCCACTTGTACAACTGTCAAATTAAACCACTAGAATAACTATTGACACACTTATTTGTAGAACTTCGTAAACATGAGTCTCTTTCAATCGttaaaacaagttatttaatcatgaacatattttatatagCAATCCACTGAAGTTCTGCCCCACCACATGCACACGACCCTGTTATTAAAGAA encodes:
- the ubiad1 gene encoding ubiA prenyltransferase domain-containing protein 1; this encodes MLRKMAKDQRHNRVETFVLAGSNGHNGQQWQTDANNSRPHHPATDNHVSRMARVASDVRHKGAAYVLALRPWSFSASLIPVALGSALAYKLDGSVDLVVLMVCAVAVLVVHGAGNLVNTYYDFSKGIDHKKSDDRTLVDEILAPQDVVMFGALLYSLGCLCATLLYFLSTLKLEHLALIYFGGLSSSFLYTGGIGLKYVALGDIVILITFGPLAVMFAHAVQVGYLSVLPLVYAVPLALNTEAILHSNNTRDMDSDKQAGIVTLAILIGPTLSYVLYNLLLFVPYVLFCILATRYTISMALPLLTLPMAFPLEKQFRSRCYAKIPQKTAKLNLLMGLFYVFGIILAPPGSLPLL